One Natrinema longum genomic window carries:
- a CDS encoding MMPL family transporter: MSGPERIARAITAHSRIVLVILLVSTALVGAGAPMVDDDSSLSQFETESEEAKALERIDGNFTSDQQENTTRVQVIARGDDVLTRESLLASLEFQQELRADESINATLAGEQPITGIENLVAITAIRTEDAQRVNETSARLEDGLNETAGLQRQYEELNASLESGSINQSEYRPRAAELEGQFDVVVERSTRGLNETQTARYESALQQVREIESQRYEIESLSANPRENPDYQQLTADLEEAYRSGTAGVLQAEYAALESDDRPPLDEQIAAIEELDDAAFERTLERTLSTNDSEDNAALALLSASYEQGSTDAEARVTSVVQSTPDDGTGGVGGGVSDRVVDSQLEIRELATDYDDSYLVFGSGIITDEIDRSMADSLAIVGPLALLFVVIALLIAYRDPLDIVLGVAGIVAVLVWTFGFMGWTGIAFNQLFVAVPVLLIGLSIDYAIHVFMRHREQREADGASGTVRGSMGVALAGVGAALVWVTATTVIGFLSNLVSPIAPIREFGIVSSVGIVTALIVFGALIPAAKVEIDEFLESRGIDRRKRAFGTGGGRFSDLLTVGSTAARRIPLVVFLVVALLTAGGVYGATQVDTSFQEEDFLADSPPSWTETLPGGMSPGEYHAKDDLEYVNQNFQREDQQAQILVEGTVTDPAVLEEIDDARNDVADSEIAYTLATNETDVRDPLTTMEGIAAQNESFNESFTAADTDDDDVPDENVSALYDQLYEIDEDAANQVLHRTDGGTYESARLVIALDGDATTSETTSEIRTIAGDIEDGSDGRWSAIATGDPIVNHIVEQDLLDTVLESLLITLVAVFLFLTGAYWVTGNSASLGAVTLLPVAFSVSWILGTMYLIGMPFNVLTGMITSLTVGLGVAYSIHVSARYTLELERQGNVWSALRTTVTGTGGALLGSAATTVGGFGTLAFAILPALRQFGIITALTITYAFLASVVVLPTLLVTWTRYFGPDVSFDTPGRRAGTSTASDGGTDADYQGGDEE; this comes from the coding sequence ATGAGCGGCCCCGAACGGATCGCACGCGCCATTACCGCCCACTCACGGATCGTCCTCGTGATCCTTCTCGTCTCGACGGCGCTCGTCGGGGCTGGCGCACCGATGGTCGACGACGATTCCTCCCTCTCCCAGTTCGAGACCGAATCCGAGGAAGCGAAGGCCCTCGAGCGGATCGACGGGAACTTCACGAGCGATCAACAGGAGAACACGACCCGCGTTCAGGTAATCGCACGCGGTGACGACGTGCTCACGAGAGAGTCGCTGCTCGCGTCCCTCGAGTTCCAGCAGGAACTGCGAGCCGACGAGTCGATCAACGCGACGCTCGCCGGGGAGCAGCCGATCACTGGCATCGAGAACCTGGTCGCCATCACGGCGATCAGAACGGAGGACGCCCAACGGGTGAACGAAACCAGCGCACGACTTGAGGACGGGCTCAACGAGACGGCCGGACTCCAACGCCAGTACGAGGAGCTCAACGCGTCCCTCGAGAGCGGCTCGATCAACCAGTCGGAGTACCGGCCACGGGCGGCCGAACTCGAGGGGCAGTTCGACGTCGTCGTCGAGCGCTCGACGAGGGGACTCAACGAGACCCAGACGGCCCGCTACGAGTCGGCACTACAGCAGGTCAGGGAGATCGAATCTCAGCGCTACGAGATCGAATCCCTGTCGGCGAACCCACGCGAGAACCCCGACTACCAGCAACTCACCGCCGACCTCGAGGAGGCGTATCGGTCGGGAACGGCCGGCGTCCTCCAGGCGGAGTACGCAGCCCTAGAGAGCGACGATCGACCGCCACTCGACGAACAGATCGCGGCTATCGAGGAGCTCGACGACGCGGCGTTCGAGCGGACGCTCGAGCGGACGCTGTCGACGAACGACTCCGAGGACAACGCCGCGCTCGCACTCCTGTCGGCGTCCTACGAACAGGGCAGTACCGACGCCGAGGCACGGGTCACCTCGGTCGTCCAGTCGACTCCCGACGACGGGACGGGTGGGGTCGGCGGCGGGGTCAGCGATCGGGTCGTCGACAGCCAACTCGAGATCCGTGAGCTGGCAACCGACTACGACGACTCGTATCTCGTCTTCGGGAGCGGGATCATCACCGACGAGATCGACCGGTCGATGGCCGACAGCCTCGCCATCGTCGGCCCGCTGGCGTTGCTGTTCGTCGTGATCGCGCTGTTGATCGCCTACCGCGATCCGCTGGATATCGTCCTCGGCGTCGCCGGTATCGTCGCCGTCCTCGTCTGGACGTTCGGCTTCATGGGCTGGACCGGGATCGCGTTCAACCAGCTGTTCGTCGCAGTGCCGGTCCTCCTGATCGGCCTGTCGATCGACTACGCGATTCACGTCTTCATGCGCCACCGCGAGCAACGCGAGGCGGACGGCGCGAGCGGGACCGTCCGCGGCTCGATGGGGGTCGCACTGGCCGGCGTGGGTGCCGCCCTCGTCTGGGTGACGGCCACGACCGTGATCGGCTTCCTCTCGAACCTCGTTAGTCCCATCGCCCCCATCAGGGAGTTCGGCATCGTCAGTTCGGTCGGGATCGTCACCGCACTGATCGTCTTCGGTGCGCTGATCCCGGCCGCAAAGGTCGAGATCGACGAGTTCCTCGAGTCCCGCGGCATCGATCGGCGGAAACGTGCGTTCGGGACCGGCGGTGGGCGCTTCAGCGACCTTCTGACGGTGGGTTCGACCGCCGCCAGACGGATCCCCCTGGTCGTCTTCCTCGTCGTCGCGTTGCTCACTGCAGGCGGGGTATACGGTGCAACCCAGGTCGACACCAGCTTCCAGGAGGAGGACTTCCTCGCGGACAGTCCCCCATCGTGGACCGAAACCCTCCCGGGCGGGATGAGTCCCGGCGAGTACCACGCCAAGGACGACCTCGAGTACGTCAATCAGAACTTCCAGCGAGAGGACCAGCAGGCACAGATCCTCGTCGAGGGCACCGTCACCGATCCCGCCGTACTCGAGGAAATCGACGACGCCCGGAACGACGTCGCCGACAGCGAGATCGCGTACACGCTCGCGACGAACGAGACCGACGTACGGGATCCGCTGACGACGATGGAAGGGATCGCCGCGCAAAACGAGTCGTTCAACGAGTCGTTCACTGCGGCCGATACCGACGACGACGACGTTCCCGACGAGAACGTCTCGGCGCTGTACGATCAACTCTACGAGATCGACGAGGACGCCGCGAACCAGGTCCTCCACCGGACCGACGGCGGAACGTACGAGTCCGCCCGGTTGGTCATCGCCCTGGACGGCGATGCCACGACGAGCGAAACGACCAGCGAGATTCGGACCATCGCCGGCGACATCGAAGACGGCAGCGACGGCCGCTGGAGCGCGATCGCTACCGGCGATCCGATCGTCAATCACATCGTCGAACAGGACCTGCTCGATACCGTCCTCGAGAGCTTGCTGATTACGCTCGTGGCGGTGTTCCTGTTCCTCACCGGTGCGTACTGGGTGACCGGCAACAGTGCCTCGCTGGGTGCCGTGACCCTGTTACCGGTCGCGTTCTCCGTCAGCTGGATTCTGGGGACGATGTACCTCATCGGCATGCCCTTCAACGTGCTCACGGGGATGATCACGAGTCTCACCGTCGGACTCGGCGTCGCCTACAGCATTCACGTCAGCGCCCGCTACACGCTCGAACTCGAGCGCCAGGGGAACGTCTGGTCGGCGCTGCGAACGACCGTCACCGGCACCGGTGGCGCACTACTCGGCAGCGCGGCGACCACCGTCGGCGGGTTCGGAACGCTCGCCTTCGCCATCCTCCCCGCACTCCGCCAGTTCGGGATCATTACCGCGCTGACGATCACGTATGCCTTCCTGGCCAGCGTCGTCGTCCTGCCGACGCTGCTGGTCACGTGGACGCGGTACTTCGGGCCGGACGTCTCGTTCGACACCCCCGGGAGACGGGCGGGGACCTCCACTGCGAGCGATGGCGGGACCGACGCCGACTACCAGGGAGGTGACGAGGAGTGA
- a CDS encoding DUF3784 domain-containing protein, translating to MIESLAESPETVLVGLGTVLLGYLIKYREWTFLIAGYDTSTDVPKGVAANIVGNLAIRVGVATIAFGLVAAGRSVPEAVALAFAAIVLLGAGRTIYRLQTYQKTPT from the coding sequence ATGATCGAGTCACTGGCCGAATCGCCGGAAACAGTGCTCGTCGGACTCGGGACCGTGCTCCTCGGGTATCTGATCAAGTACCGCGAATGGACGTTCCTCATCGCTGGCTACGATACATCGACGGACGTCCCGAAAGGAGTCGCAGCGAATATCGTCGGCAATCTCGCGATTCGAGTGGGCGTTGCGACGATCGCGTTCGGGCTGGTCGCTGCCGGGAGATCGGTGCCCGAGGCAGTCGCGCTCGCGTTCGCCGCCATCGTCCTCCTCGGAGCAGGCCGCACTATCTACCGACTCCAAACGTATCAGAAAACGCCGACATGA
- a CDS encoding TrmB family transcriptional regulator, with protein sequence MNSDEAKAVDAFEQLGLTSYEAKVFIALHRLSAGTARDVADATDVPRSQVYSVADSLEDRGLLEVQQSKPIRYRPVSVEEAREILREEFEREQDRAFDYVETVKSEPAGEETQEDIWTVRGRDRVDDRTVDILSQAEERIVFGTRRTDLLTDAIERTLAERARNGVAVIVVSRAPGVRERFADVEGVIVERPPGHRADEQQSGRIVIGDDDSILVSVLGGEDGETAIWSAGSLFAAVLIQLIEASEELRVE encoded by the coding sequence GTGAATAGCGACGAAGCCAAGGCCGTCGACGCCTTCGAGCAGCTCGGGCTTACCAGCTACGAGGCCAAGGTATTCATCGCGCTGCATCGGCTGAGCGCAGGAACGGCACGAGACGTCGCGGACGCCACCGACGTCCCCCGATCGCAGGTCTACAGCGTCGCCGACAGCCTGGAGGACCGGGGACTCCTCGAGGTTCAACAGTCGAAGCCGATCCGGTACCGACCGGTCAGCGTCGAGGAGGCACGAGAGATCCTCCGGGAGGAATTCGAGCGCGAACAGGATCGAGCGTTCGACTACGTCGAAACCGTCAAGAGCGAACCGGCCGGGGAAGAGACCCAGGAAGACATCTGGACGGTTCGCGGCCGCGACCGCGTCGACGACCGGACCGTCGATATCCTCTCGCAGGCGGAGGAACGGATCGTCTTCGGGACCCGCCGCACCGATCTCCTCACCGACGCGATCGAACGGACCCTCGCCGAGCGGGCACGAAACGGCGTCGCGGTGATCGTCGTCAGCAGGGCCCCGGGCGTTCGAGAGCGGTTTGCCGACGTCGAGGGCGTCATCGTCGAACGCCCGCCCGGCCATCGGGCGGACGAGCAACAGTCGGGACGGATCGTCATCGGCGACGACGATAGTATCCTCGTGAGCGTTCTCGGCGGCGAGGACGGCGAGACGGCGATCTGGAGTGCCGGCTCGCTGTTTGCCGCCGTCCTGATCCAGTTGATCGAAGCCAGTGAGGAACTGCGCGTCGAGTGA
- the rqcH gene encoding ribosome rescue protein RqcH, producing the protein MDPKRELTSVDLAALVGEFGAYEGAKVDKAYLYGDDLVRLKMRDFDRGRMELILEVGEVKRAHTVAPERVPDAPGRPPQFAMMLRNRLSGADFAGVEQYEFDRILEFVFERDDGTTRIIVELFGQGNVAVTDGEYEVIDCLETVRLKSRTVVPGSRYEFPDTRTNPLTVSREAFDHEMDDSDTDVVRTLATQLNFGGLYAEEVCTRAGVEKGLDIDDADEDVYDRLYETIERLALDIRNGNFDPRLYVERDDEGDSEEGDDGGNDGQVVDVTPFPLEEHDDLDGEAYDSFLSALDDYFFRLELAEEEEPDPTDQRPDFESEIAKHERIIEQQQGAIEGFEQEADSLREQAELLYAEYGLVDDILSTIQGAREQDRSWDEIRDRFEEGAEQGIDAAEAVIDVDGSDGTVVVGIDGERIDLDAQQGVEQNADRLYTEAKRVEEKKEGALAAIENTREDLEDAKRRREEWEADESDGADEDESDEEDGDDRDWLAAPSIPIRENEPWFDRFRWFHTSDGFLVIGGRNADQNEELVKKYLEPGDVVLHTQAHGGPVTVLKATDPSEASSSDIELPESSIEEAAQFAVSYSSVWKDGRYAGDVYAVDSDQVSKTPESGEYLEKGGFAIRGDRTYYRDTPVGVAVGIQCEPYTRVIGGPPSAIETQAETTIELEPGRYAQADAAKRLYRRFRERFADESFVRKIASPDRIQHFMPPGGSRIADD; encoded by the coding sequence ATGGATCCAAAGCGGGAGCTCACCAGCGTCGACCTCGCCGCCCTCGTCGGGGAATTCGGTGCCTACGAGGGTGCGAAGGTCGACAAAGCGTACCTTTACGGCGACGACCTCGTCCGGCTCAAGATGCGGGACTTCGATCGGGGCCGCATGGAGCTGATCCTCGAGGTCGGCGAGGTCAAGCGGGCCCACACGGTCGCCCCCGAGCGCGTCCCCGACGCTCCCGGGCGGCCGCCGCAGTTCGCGATGATGCTGCGCAACCGACTGTCGGGCGCGGACTTCGCCGGCGTCGAGCAATACGAGTTCGACCGCATCCTCGAGTTCGTCTTCGAGCGCGACGACGGCACGACCCGGATCATCGTCGAACTGTTCGGCCAGGGCAACGTCGCGGTCACCGACGGCGAGTACGAGGTGATCGACTGTCTCGAGACCGTGCGCCTAAAATCTCGGACCGTCGTTCCGGGCTCGCGCTACGAGTTCCCCGACACCCGGACGAACCCGCTGACGGTCTCCCGGGAGGCCTTCGACCACGAAATGGACGACTCCGATACGGACGTGGTCAGAACGCTCGCGACCCAGCTGAACTTCGGCGGGCTCTACGCCGAGGAGGTCTGTACCCGCGCCGGCGTCGAGAAGGGGCTGGACATCGACGACGCCGACGAGGACGTCTACGATCGACTCTACGAGACCATCGAGCGACTGGCACTCGACATCCGAAACGGGAACTTCGACCCGCGACTCTACGTCGAGCGCGACGACGAGGGCGATTCCGAGGAAGGCGACGACGGCGGGAACGATGGGCAGGTCGTCGACGTGACGCCGTTCCCGCTCGAGGAACACGACGATCTCGACGGCGAGGCCTACGACTCGTTTCTCTCCGCGCTGGACGACTACTTCTTCAGGCTCGAACTCGCCGAGGAGGAGGAGCCGGATCCGACCGACCAGCGTCCGGACTTCGAGTCGGAGATCGCCAAACACGAGCGGATCATCGAGCAACAGCAGGGTGCGATCGAGGGGTTCGAGCAGGAGGCCGACTCGTTGCGCGAGCAGGCCGAACTGCTCTACGCCGAGTACGGGCTGGTCGACGACATCCTCTCGACGATTCAGGGGGCCCGCGAACAGGACCGCTCCTGGGACGAGATCAGGGACCGGTTCGAGGAGGGTGCCGAGCAGGGTATCGACGCGGCGGAGGCGGTCATCGACGTCGACGGCAGCGACGGCACCGTCGTCGTCGGGATCGACGGCGAACGGATCGACCTCGACGCCCAGCAGGGCGTCGAACAGAACGCGGATCGACTCTACACCGAGGCAAAACGCGTCGAGGAGAAAAAAGAGGGTGCGCTGGCGGCCATCGAAAACACTCGCGAGGACCTCGAGGACGCCAAGCGCCGCCGCGAGGAGTGGGAGGCTGACGAGAGCGACGGTGCGGACGAGGACGAGTCCGACGAGGAGGACGGCGACGACCGCGACTGGCTCGCAGCGCCGTCCATCCCGATCCGCGAAAACGAGCCCTGGTTCGATCGGTTCCGCTGGTTCCACACCAGCGACGGCTTCCTCGTGATCGGCGGCCGCAACGCCGACCAGAACGAGGAACTCGTCAAGAAGTACCTCGAGCCGGGCGACGTGGTGCTCCACACGCAGGCCCACGGTGGCCCCGTCACCGTGTTGAAGGCGACGGACCCGAGCGAGGCCTCCTCGAGCGACATCGAACTCCCCGAATCGAGCATCGAGGAGGCTGCCCAGTTCGCCGTCTCCTACTCGTCGGTCTGGAAGGACGGTCGCTACGCGGGCGACGTCTACGCCGTCGACTCCGATCAGGTCTCGAAGACTCCCGAGAGCGGCGAGTACCTCGAGAAAGGCGGGTTCGCGATCCGGGGCGACCGGACGTACTACCGCGATACACCGGTCGGCGTCGCGGTCGGCATCCAGTGTGAGCCCTACACGCGGGTGATCGGCGGTCCGCCGTCGGCGATCGAAACGCAGGCGGAGACGACGATCGAACTCGAGCCCGGCCGATACGCCCAGGCCGACGCGGCGAAGCGTCTCTATCGGCGCTTCCGCGAGCGGTTCGCCGACGAGTCGTTCGTCCGAAAGATCGCGAGCCCCGACCGGATCCAGCACTTCATGCCACCGGGTGGCAGTCGGATCGCGGACGACTGA
- a CDS encoding DUF4870 domain-containing protein, which produces MSTRNEPATGTTTAASSATSLGPDGNVLGAIAYLFSPLTGILIYLLEDENEFARFHAAQSIVFGVASTAIYIALNVFTTVVAMLVGDVLGFLIGILSFLSQMGIGFALLLVWLYLLVMAFQGNRTSFPVIGPIAENNLL; this is translated from the coding sequence ATGTCAACGAGAAACGAACCAGCAACCGGAACGACAACAGCAGCATCGTCAGCAACCAGCCTCGGTCCCGACGGGAACGTACTGGGTGCGATCGCGTACCTGTTCTCGCCTCTGACGGGGATTCTCATCTATCTCCTCGAGGACGAAAACGAGTTCGCCCGCTTCCACGCCGCCCAGAGCATCGTCTTCGGGGTCGCCTCGACGGCGATATACATCGCGCTCAACGTCTTCACGACGGTCGTGGCGATGCTCGTCGGCGACGTTCTGGGGTTCCTGATCGGGATCCTATCGTTCCTCTCGCAGATGGGGATCGGGTTCGCCCTCTTGCTCGTCTGGCTCTACCTCCTGGTCATGGCGTTCCAGGGCAACCGGACGAGTTTCCCCGTCATCGGCCCGATCGCTGAAAACAACTTGCTCTAA
- a CDS encoding tRNA uridine(34) 5-carboxymethylaminomethyl modification radical SAM/GNAT enzyme Elp3 gives MSTETPEPTETEAFERVCETLVERILAGEVERDEVEKAKLEACSEHSAPKVPKNSELLDYAPEEHREDLETVLQRKPVRTASGVSPVAIMTSPERCPHGKCLYCPGGPDSEFSSSQSYTGEEPAAARGVQNDYDPYGQVTLRLEQLRQIGHPVDKVELILMGGTMTARSHDYQEWFVKRALEAMNDYDVDKEPEPAQGVSFAEDPEEYEWQYLEDVIAENETADIRNIGTTFETKPDWCDPEQIDRMLELGGTKVEVGVQTTFERINREMHRGHGAQASIDANRRLRDSAFKVGFHMMPGQPGMSKEMCLEDFRRLFEEEQWKPDYLKIYPTLVVRGTATYDWWHRDEYDPLSNDEAADLIAEIKDMIPRYTRLQRVQRDIPADFIDAGVWKSNLRQLARKRMDEHGWTCECIRCREAGMHDDEPETVELDVMSYEACGGTEHFISVEDFEKDLLVGFCRLRFPNDPVRPELENAALVRELHVYGSEVAMGDDGATDQHQHQGYGRRLMDHAETLAADAGYDKVSVISGIGAREYYRNKLGYHQDGPYVSKRL, from the coding sequence GTGAGTACTGAGACGCCAGAACCGACCGAAACCGAAGCGTTCGAACGGGTCTGTGAGACGCTCGTCGAGCGGATCCTCGCCGGCGAGGTCGAACGCGACGAGGTCGAGAAAGCCAAACTCGAGGCCTGTTCGGAACACTCGGCACCGAAGGTGCCGAAAAACTCCGAACTGCTGGATTACGCGCCCGAGGAGCACCGCGAGGACCTCGAGACCGTGCTCCAGCGGAAACCGGTGCGGACGGCGTCGGGCGTCTCGCCGGTCGCGATCATGACCTCGCCCGAGCGCTGTCCACACGGCAAGTGTCTCTACTGTCCGGGCGGTCCCGATTCGGAGTTTTCCTCCTCGCAGAGCTACACGGGCGAGGAGCCGGCCGCCGCCCGCGGCGTCCAGAACGACTACGACCCGTACGGCCAGGTCACGCTCCGACTCGAGCAGTTGCGCCAGATCGGCCACCCCGTCGACAAGGTCGAACTCATCCTGATGGGCGGGACGATGACCGCCCGGAGCCACGACTACCAGGAGTGGTTCGTCAAGCGGGCCCTCGAGGCGATGAACGACTACGACGTCGACAAGGAGCCCGAGCCGGCCCAGGGAGTCAGTTTCGCCGAGGACCCCGAGGAGTACGAGTGGCAGTACCTCGAGGACGTCATCGCCGAAAACGAGACGGCTGACATCCGCAACATCGGGACGACCTTCGAGACGAAGCCCGACTGGTGTGACCCCGAACAGATCGATCGGATGCTCGAGCTTGGCGGGACGAAAGTCGAGGTCGGCGTCCAGACGACCTTCGAGCGGATCAACAGGGAGATGCACCGGGGCCACGGCGCGCAGGCGTCGATCGACGCCAATCGGCGGCTGCGCGACTCGGCGTTCAAGGTCGGGTTCCACATGATGCCCGGCCAGCCCGGAATGAGCAAGGAGATGTGTCTCGAGGACTTCCGGCGACTCTTCGAGGAAGAACAGTGGAAGCCCGACTACCTGAAGATCTACCCGACGCTCGTGGTGCGGGGCACTGCGACCTACGACTGGTGGCACAGAGACGAGTACGACCCCCTCTCGAACGACGAGGCCGCCGACCTGATCGCGGAGATCAAGGACATGATCCCCCGGTACACCCGACTCCAGCGCGTCCAGCGGGACATCCCGGCGGACTTCATCGACGCGGGCGTCTGGAAGTCGAACCTCCGCCAGCTCGCGCGCAAGCGCATGGACGAACACGGCTGGACGTGTGAGTGCATCCGCTGTCGCGAGGCCGGAATGCACGACGACGAACCGGAAACCGTCGAATTAGACGTGATGAGCTACGAGGCCTGTGGCGGCACCGAGCACTTCATTTCCGTCGAGGACTTCGAGAAGGACCTCCTCGTGGGCTTTTGCCGACTCCGGTTCCCGAACGATCCCGTCCGCCCGGAACTCGAGAACGCGGCGCTGGTCCGGGAACTCCACGTCTACGGCTCGGAAGTCGCGATGGGTGACGACGGCGCGACCGACCAGCACCAACACCAGGGCTACGGCCGTCGGCTGATGGACCACGCCGAGACACTGGCCGCCGACGCCGGCTACGACAAGGTAAGCGTCATCTCCGGCATCGGTGCTCGAGAGTACTACCGGAACAAGCTCGGCTACCATCAGGACGGCCCGTACGTCAGCAAACGATTGTGA
- a CDS encoding mRNA surveillance protein pelota, translating to MQIKDREQVEGGRERVTVVPESVDDLWHLQYVLEPGDRVAGDTTRRIQRNDDQMRDTGGEREHMWVAIAVETIEFHKFANRLRVGGEIVACSREDQLDFHHTLNVEARDEISIEKRFKPDQVARLEEAEEATENPDVAIATVEEGQAHVHTVAQYGTEERATITGTTGKGEYARGRSELFEELATVLTRLEVDAIILAGPGFTKQDAYKYLEDNEPEVADLITMVDTAAVGDRGVHEVLKRGAVADVQEETRIESEAEYIDELTRRIADGAKAAYGPEQVKKAAEFGAIERLLVLDDRLQRERGPDGEWAISVDEIVRTTEQKGGDVTVFSSEFPPGQQLSNLGGIAALLRYRLE from the coding sequence ATGCAGATCAAAGACCGGGAGCAGGTCGAGGGCGGCCGCGAGCGGGTCACCGTCGTCCCCGAGAGCGTCGACGACCTCTGGCACCTGCAGTACGTCCTCGAGCCCGGCGATCGCGTCGCGGGCGATACGACTCGACGGATCCAGCGCAACGACGACCAGATGCGGGACACGGGCGGGGAACGCGAACACATGTGGGTCGCCATCGCCGTCGAGACGATCGAGTTCCACAAGTTCGCCAACCGGCTGCGGGTCGGCGGCGAGATCGTCGCCTGCTCGCGCGAGGATCAACTCGACTTTCACCACACGCTCAACGTCGAAGCGCGCGACGAGATTTCGATCGAAAAGCGATTCAAGCCCGATCAGGTGGCCCGCCTCGAGGAGGCCGAGGAGGCGACCGAGAACCCCGACGTCGCGATCGCTACGGTCGAAGAAGGACAGGCTCACGTCCATACCGTCGCCCAGTACGGCACCGAAGAACGAGCGACGATCACCGGCACGACCGGCAAGGGCGAGTACGCCCGCGGGCGCTCGGAGCTGTTCGAAGAGCTCGCGACGGTCCTCACGCGCCTCGAGGTCGACGCGATCATCCTCGCCGGGCCCGGCTTTACGAAGCAAGACGCCTACAAGTACCTCGAAGACAACGAGCCCGAGGTGGCCGACCTGATCACGATGGTCGACACGGCGGCCGTCGGTGACCGGGGCGTCCACGAGGTGCTCAAACGCGGCGCAGTCGCGGACGTCCAGGAGGAGACCCGGATCGAAAGCGAGGCCGAGTACATCGACGAACTCACGCGGCGCATCGCGGACGGTGCCAAGGCGGCGTACGGCCCCGAACAGGTGAAAAAGGCCGCGGAGTTCGGTGCGATCGAGCGCCTGCTCGTGCTCGACGATCGATTACAGCGTGAACGCGGCCCGGACGGCGAGTGGGCGATCAGCGTCGACGAGATCGTCCGTACGACCGAGCAGAAAGGTGGCGACGTGACGGTCTTCTCGAGCGAGTTCCCGCCCGGACAGCAGCTCTCGAATCTCGGCGGGATCGCGGCGCTGTTGCGGTATCGACTCGAGTGA
- a CDS encoding CBS domain-containing protein, with amino-acid sequence MSTPLETVSRSATIREAATVMRDEEITALVVTTDPPSIITSTDLVNVAAEGRDPTDVQVEDVMTKSVETVPPTLYLEEVAAMMTGLSIGHLPVVEKDDYVGMISSTDVTAELS; translated from the coding sequence ATGTCGACGCCGCTCGAAACCGTCTCGAGGAGCGCGACGATTCGGGAGGCTGCGACGGTGATGCGCGACGAGGAGATCACTGCGCTCGTGGTGACGACGGATCCCCCGTCGATCATCACCAGCACCGATCTCGTGAACGTCGCCGCCGAGGGCCGCGATCCGACCGACGTGCAGGTCGAGGACGTGATGACGAAGTCCGTCGAGACCGTGCCACCGACCCTCTATCTCGAGGAAGTGGCTGCGATGATGACCGGCCTCAGTATCGGTCACCTGCCAGTGGTCGAGAAGGACGACTACGTCGGGATGATTTCCTCGACCGACGTCACTGCGGAACTTTCCTGA